A window of the Dongshaea marina genome harbors these coding sequences:
- a CDS encoding AEC family transporter — MVADIISVLSIIVVILIGYISGKRNIISSDMSSELSKIVMLITFPFALFVSTAKSDIHNLVNVSFFGAFFFGLMGLYLLILLFCLWVLKKDRKTSGIIALSISFPNMAFMGIPYLSQTLGGDSLIAIAIGNVITSVFMIPITVALVEGEHAQTSFGGQLINVLKKPLVFAPIIGIIFSALHIELPQFVSNGFSLIGSATSPIALFALGLMMTKFKFRFSQGSVSGIILKLLVQPVIAIAFVVIFSLHGLQAQEIVILVAMPSAVIVGMFTEKYNTYQDEAVSMILGAVWSLSLLWCCLPSSQPICNRLLG, encoded by the coding sequence ATGGTTGCTGATATTATTAGTGTACTCTCTATCATTGTTGTTATTTTGATCGGATATATCTCAGGCAAACGGAATATCATCTCGAGTGATATGTCTTCAGAGCTATCAAAAATCGTGATGCTCATTACCTTCCCGTTTGCCCTTTTTGTCTCTACCGCAAAGTCAGACATTCATAACCTGGTGAATGTGAGCTTTTTTGGAGCCTTTTTCTTTGGATTGATGGGGCTCTACCTGTTGATCCTGCTGTTTTGTCTTTGGGTTCTGAAAAAAGATCGCAAAACCTCAGGGATCATTGCTCTGTCTATCTCTTTTCCAAACATGGCGTTCATGGGGATCCCTTACCTTTCTCAGACCCTGGGGGGAGACTCCCTGATCGCGATCGCAATTGGGAATGTGATCACCTCGGTGTTTATGATCCCTATAACCGTCGCTCTGGTTGAGGGAGAGCATGCCCAGACCTCCTTTGGCGGGCAGCTCATCAATGTACTCAAAAAGCCTCTGGTGTTTGCGCCGATCATTGGGATCATTTTTTCGGCACTGCATATAGAATTGCCTCAATTTGTGAGCAATGGTTTCAGCCTCATTGGTTCAGCGACCTCACCGATTGCCCTGTTTGCACTGGGGCTGATGATGACCAAGTTTAAATTCAGGTTTAGCCAGGGCTCGGTGAGCGGGATCATCTTAAAGTTACTGGTGCAGCCGGTGATAGCAATCGCCTTTGTGGTTATTTTTTCGCTGCACGGGCTCCAGGCCCAGGAGATAGTGATCCTGGTCGCCATGCCCAGTGCTGTGATTGTTGGTATGTTCACCGAGAAATACAACACCTACCAGGATGAAGCCGTCAGCATGATCCTGGGGGCAGTGTGGTCTCTATCTTTACTTTGGTGCTGTTTACCGTCCTCTCAACCCATCTGTAATCGCCTCCTTGGCTAA
- a CDS encoding iron-containing alcohol dehydrogenase: MADNFIVPGKIFHGLGTFNKLAELDGTKALIVTGKGSMKKAGFVDKAVELLHSAGIKSVVFDGVEADPSIETVMAGFDMMCNEQPDLIIGLGGCSAIDAAKAMWVFYEYPETKFEEIIPPFTIKPLRNKARFVAIPSTSGTGTEATCVSVITDREKGTKYPLVSYELCPDIAIVDAELCRSMPTHVTANTGLDALTHALEAYVTPLADAYTDSLAERAVVDIFENLPLAYQNGENLEARQKMHDASCLAGMSFTNALLGIVHSMAHQVGGMFGVPHGRANAILLPSVIRFNAQVCEAKYANLAKVLGESSSERLAWRIEELRNQVGVESCFKAYGVDESAWKAKVKTMAQNALNDACTGCNPRAPSLEELEQLLNLCYYSR, encoded by the coding sequence ATGGCTGATAATTTTATTGTTCCCGGCAAGATTTTTCATGGACTGGGTACCTTCAACAAGCTCGCCGAGCTCGATGGAACTAAGGCGCTTATCGTGACCGGTAAAGGCTCGATGAAAAAAGCCGGATTTGTCGACAAGGCTGTCGAACTGCTACACAGCGCCGGGATCAAGAGTGTGGTTTTTGATGGGGTCGAAGCCGATCCATCGATAGAAACCGTGATGGCCGGTTTCGATATGATGTGCAACGAGCAACCGGATCTCATCATCGGCCTCGGAGGTTGTTCAGCCATCGATGCTGCCAAGGCGATGTGGGTATTCTATGAATACCCCGAAACGAAATTTGAAGAGATCATTCCCCCTTTTACCATCAAGCCACTGCGTAACAAGGCGCGATTTGTTGCCATTCCCTCAACCAGTGGTACCGGCACCGAAGCCACCTGTGTCTCGGTGATAACGGATCGTGAAAAAGGCACTAAATACCCGCTGGTCTCCTATGAGCTGTGTCCAGATATCGCTATCGTCGATGCCGAACTGTGTCGCTCTATGCCCACCCATGTCACCGCGAACACGGGACTGGATGCCCTGACCCACGCTTTGGAAGCCTATGTGACACCTCTGGCCGATGCTTACACCGACTCTCTGGCTGAGCGTGCGGTGGTGGATATCTTTGAGAATCTGCCACTGGCATACCAAAATGGCGAAAACCTGGAAGCGCGTCAGAAGATGCACGATGCCTCCTGCCTGGCCGGAATGTCCTTTACCAATGCGCTGTTGGGAATTGTGCACTCGATGGCTCACCAGGTGGGCGGCATGTTTGGGGTCCCCCATGGCCGTGCCAACGCCATCCTGCTGCCAAGCGTGATCCGCTTTAATGCCCAGGTTTGTGAAGCAAAATATGCAAATCTCGCCAAGGTTCTCGGTGAATCAAGCAGTGAGCGTCTGGCCTGGCGCATCGAAGAGCTGCGCAACCAGGTTGGCGTAGAGAGCTGCTTTAAAGCCTATGGGGTGGATGAGTCAGCGTGGAAAGCTAAGGTGAAAACCATGGCACAAAACGCCCTCAATGATGCCTGTACCGGCTGTAACCCAAGAGCGCCATCGCTTGAGGAGTTGGAGCAACTACTGAATCTTTGCTACTACAGCCGTTAA
- a CDS encoding AsmA family protein, which produces MKKLLYAVIIIIVLLVIGGVALSSFINPDQVKTMLVEQVKAKTGRQLVIDGKLSFSLFPTVGFTLGRTELKNPAGFGGGDTLSVDQVSMSVALLPLLSKKIEVGELTLNGAHFNLITLKDGKNNLQDLTQPPAKTQTPAQSEKPAQTAEAAKTPAKPAADASVEKKAPFSIEVAGINIQNAKLSIDNQQTGQKTELSGVNLKMARFVTDSAVPVTFSASLSQGELSAKVSSSLKVLVAKNFDRFAMTDMKTTLDAKGPSIPTGHKKVELQGDASYQVSQGLATLKPIKLMVDDITLQGDASFKQGKLPSIGFNFHSSAIDADKLLAEMKQTGPAATPAASAKTPAKPASTSSKKPANSSKVPAAQAEPDLSFLKLFNLNGKLKVDQFKVANIKMDNIALQLVVKNGVLSVNKTHADLYKGAVDLEARVDARNTPASFSFAPVVKGVLIQPLLKDATGKGLLAGTANFNGKLSGVGLSDSAIRKTLSGNLALNVSDGALYGINIPSMIRKAYAAFKGQQLPADQQVEKTDFSSLSGNFNIRNGLVKTSDLALASPLIRVDGSGQTNLSSESMDFVFDTKVVGSLKGQDGKSIKDLKGLIIPVTVKGSWQQPKPGLDLNKLLKEQATQQLKKKVEDKLKDKLGGDLLKGLFN; this is translated from the coding sequence ATGAAAAAGCTACTCTATGCGGTCATTATCATCATTGTCTTGTTGGTGATTGGGGGGGTAGCTCTTTCGAGCTTTATCAACCCTGATCAGGTCAAAACCATGCTGGTGGAGCAGGTGAAGGCCAAAACGGGTCGGCAGTTGGTGATCGATGGCAAGTTGTCGTTTTCACTATTTCCGACCGTTGGCTTTACGCTGGGTCGTACCGAGCTGAAGAATCCAGCCGGTTTTGGCGGAGGAGATACCCTCTCCGTGGATCAGGTCTCAATGAGTGTGGCCTTGCTGCCTCTTTTGAGCAAAAAAATTGAGGTGGGTGAGCTGACTCTCAATGGGGCTCATTTTAATCTCATTACCCTCAAAGATGGTAAAAATAACCTCCAGGATCTCACTCAGCCCCCGGCCAAGACCCAAACCCCGGCTCAGTCAGAAAAACCGGCTCAAACAGCCGAGGCAGCCAAGACTCCAGCCAAGCCGGCGGCAGATGCCAGCGTTGAAAAGAAAGCTCCCTTCTCAATTGAGGTTGCCGGGATCAATATCCAAAATGCCAAGCTAAGCATCGATAATCAGCAAACCGGGCAAAAGACAGAGCTCTCGGGAGTAAATCTCAAGATGGCGCGCTTTGTCACCGACAGTGCGGTGCCGGTGACATTTTCGGCCAGTCTAAGTCAGGGGGAGCTGTCGGCGAAGGTCTCTTCCAGCCTGAAGGTTCTGGTGGCCAAGAACTTCGATCGCTTTGCGATGACGGATATGAAGACTACCCTGGATGCGAAGGGGCCTTCAATCCCAACCGGGCATAAAAAGGTTGAGCTACAGGGCGATGCCAGTTACCAGGTAAGTCAGGGGCTGGCGACTCTTAAGCCGATTAAGCTGATGGTTGACGATATTACCCTCCAGGGAGACGCCTCGTTTAAGCAGGGCAAGCTGCCCAGCATAGGTTTTAACTTCCATAGCAGTGCCATCGATGCGGACAAGCTGCTGGCCGAGATGAAGCAGACCGGCCCGGCGGCGACACCTGCTGCGTCGGCAAAGACTCCTGCTAAACCAGCTTCGACCAGCAGCAAAAAGCCTGCGAATTCATCCAAGGTGCCGGCAGCTCAGGCAGAGCCTGATCTAAGCTTCCTCAAGCTGTTTAACCTCAATGGCAAGCTCAAGGTGGATCAGTTTAAGGTCGCTAACATCAAGATGGATAATATCGCGCTGCAACTGGTGGTGAAAAACGGTGTGCTATCCGTCAACAAGACCCATGCCGATCTCTATAAGGGAGCCGTCGATTTAGAGGCCCGGGTGGATGCCAGAAATACTCCGGCCAGTTTTAGCTTTGCCCCCGTGGTTAAGGGGGTGCTGATCCAGCCGCTGCTCAAGGATGCCACAGGTAAGGGGCTGCTGGCGGGTACCGCTAACTTCAACGGTAAGCTGAGCGGTGTGGGACTGAGTGACAGCGCCATCCGTAAAACCCTCAGTGGTAATCTGGCGCTGAATGTTAGCGATGGGGCCCTGTATGGGATCAACATTCCCTCGATGATCCGTAAGGCCTATGCGGCGTTTAAGGGGCAGCAGCTGCCTGCCGATCAACAGGTTGAGAAAACCGACTTCAGCTCGCTGAGCGGAAATTTCAATATCCGCAATGGCTTGGTGAAGACCTCAGATCTGGCCCTGGCTTCGCCTCTGATCCGGGTGGATGGGAGTGGTCAAACCAATCTTTCCTCCGAGAGCATGGACTTTGTGTTTGACACCAAGGTGGTGGGAAGCTTGAAGGGACAGGATGGTAAATCGATCAAAGATCTTAAAGGGCTCATCATCCCGGTTACCGTGAAGGGCAGCTGGCAGCAACCAAAGCCCGGGCTGGATCTCAATAAGCTTCTCAAAGAGCAGGCTACCCAGCAGCTCAAGAAGAAGGTAGAGGATAAGCTCAAGGATAAGTTGGGCGGTGATCTGCTCAAGGGGCTGTTTAACTAG
- the dcd gene encoding dCTP deaminase, whose amino-acid sequence MRLCDTHIEQYLAEGKIKVEPAPAIERISGVSLDVLLGNAFRVFKDHTAPYIDLSANSDQMADAINRVMSDEIIIEDGEAFFLHPGELALAVTHESVTLPDNVVGWLDGRSSLARLGLMVHVTAHRIDPGWSGKIVLEFYNSGKLPLALRPKMVIGALNFELLSAPAARPYNKRVNAKYKEQQGAVASRISQD is encoded by the coding sequence ATGCGCCTTTGTGATACACACATTGAGCAGTATTTAGCCGAGGGGAAGATCAAGGTTGAGCCTGCACCGGCGATTGAGCGGATCAGTGGTGTCAGCCTGGATGTCCTGCTGGGAAATGCATTCCGGGTGTTTAAGGATCACACCGCCCCCTATATCGATCTCAGTGCCAATTCAGATCAGATGGCGGATGCGATCAACCGGGTGATGAGTGATGAGATCATCATTGAGGATGGTGAGGCATTCTTCCTGCATCCGGGCGAGCTGGCGCTGGCGGTGACCCATGAGTCGGTGACCCTGCCGGATAACGTGGTGGGTTGGCTGGATGGTCGCTCCTCTCTGGCGCGTCTGGGGCTCATGGTCCACGTGACGGCCCACCGGATTGATCCGGGCTGGTCCGGGAAAATCGTATTAGAATTTTACAATAGTGGAAAACTGCCTTTGGCACTGCGTCCTAAGATGGTGATTGGAGCCCTTAACTTTGAACTGCTGAGCGCTCCGGCGGCCCGTCCCTATAACAAGCGGGTCAACGCCAAGTACAAGGAGCAGCAAGGGGCAGTTGCCAGCCGGATCAGTCAGGACTAA
- the udk gene encoding uridine kinase, whose amino-acid sequence MSDTQRSCVIIGIAGASASGKSLIAQTIFEELVEEVGEEQIGVITEDCYYRDQGHLTMDERVKTNYDHPSALDHDLLAQDLTTLLKGERVNVPQYSYSEHTRLDETTAFTPKKVIILEGILLLTDPRLRALMDATIFMDTPLDICLLRRLSRDVQERGRSMDSVLQQYQTTVRPMFMQFIEPSKQYADVIVPRGGRNRIAIDMIKARIRHMVLG is encoded by the coding sequence ATGTCTGACACCCAACGTTCTTGTGTCATTATCGGGATTGCTGGTGCATCCGCTTCTGGTAAGAGTTTGATTGCGCAAACTATTTTTGAGGAGCTGGTGGAAGAGGTCGGTGAAGAGCAGATTGGCGTTATCACCGAGGATTGTTACTACCGGGATCAAGGTCACCTGACCATGGATGAGCGGGTCAAGACGAACTATGACCACCCCAGCGCTCTGGATCATGATCTGCTGGCTCAGGATCTCACCACCCTGCTTAAGGGAGAGCGGGTCAATGTGCCTCAATACTCCTATTCTGAGCACACCCGCCTGGATGAAACTACCGCCTTTACACCCAAGAAGGTGATTATTCTTGAGGGGATCCTGTTGCTTACCGATCCCAGGTTGCGTGCCCTGATGGACGCGACCATCTTCATGGATACACCTCTTGATATCTGTCTGTTGCGCCGCCTGAGTCGGGATGTTCAGGAGCGTGGACGCAGCATGGATTCGGTCCTCCAGCAGTATCAAACCACGGTACGCCCCATGTTCATGCAGTTTATTGAGCCTTCGAAACAGTACGCGGATGTGATTGTGCCCCGAGGCGGTCGCAACCGGATCGCGATCGACATGATCAAGGCCCGTATCCGGCACATGGTGCTGGGTTAA